From one Orcinus orca chromosome 10, mOrcOrc1.1, whole genome shotgun sequence genomic stretch:
- the GUCA1ANB gene encoding putative uncharacterized protein GUCA1ANB isoform X4, whose amino-acid sequence MSQDSQKPSVLSHGPKMPSGKKGKAPRCPLSRSWKQDHEQTLAMAYVPVVVDPRGQNLDKFRFNFYTSQYSNTLNPFYTLQKPTCGSPYRRDTDHTRKRFDVPPANPVLWRS is encoded by the coding sequence gaCTCACAGAAACCCTCAGTACTCAGCCATGGGCCGAAGATGCCATCAGGCAAAAAGGGGAAGGCTCCACGCTGTCCCCTGTCCAGGTCGTGGAAGCAGGACCATGAACAGACTCTGGCGATGGCCTATGTGCCAGTGGTGGTGGACCCCAGGGGGCAGAACCTGGACAAGTTCAGGTTCAATTTCTACACCTCCCAGTACTCCAACACCCTGAACCCCTTCTACACCTTGCAGAAGCCTACCTGCGGCTCCCCGTACCGCCGGGACACCGACCACACCCGCAAGCGCTTCGACGTGCCTCCTGCCAACCCGGTCTTGTGGCGCTCGTAG